A window of uncultured Tolumonas sp. genomic DNA:
GTCGCCAGACTTGCCCACGCTGCCATGGCCATTCAAAGGATAATAACGTTTCAACCGGTATAGTTAACCAATACAGCAGGAACACCCCAGCAGTCAGGACTGTCACTAGCAGCATCAGCGGTTGCGCTTGCAACATCAGCTCAGTTAATAATCCTGAATCGGTAGTGGAATGCCATGAGGTCGGTTTTTCTTGTTGCCAGGCCGCTTCACGATAACGCGCATGATGCGGTTCGCGAACAAACCGTTGCACTTCCTGTTCAGCCATGGCGGCTTGTTTATCATCCAGCAACCACAACGCAACGCCGGTTTCTGAGACTTGCAGCTGACAAGGCATATGGCGGCTTTGTAAATAATCCGCCAGCATCTGTGCTAACTGCGGATCATTGAGTTGGATCAGTAAAATCATACCGTCGCCGTGAATGGATAAATTTGTTTCCAGCCTTCAAATCCACCGTCCACACTATAGACCGTCTGATAACCCAGGCTCGTCAGATAATTAGCCACCCCCTGACTACTGTTTCCGTGATAACACATGACTAATACAGGCGTTTCTTTGCTTACCTGTTCGACAAAAGCCGGTAGAGTGTCATTGGTCAGATGGAAGGCATTGTCGACGTGAGCCGCATTAAATGATGCCGCATCACGGATATCAGTCAGACAAACGGTGGGTTGTTTCAGCAGCTTGGCTGCCTGCTCTAAAGAAATGCGGGTAAACTGAGTCATTCTCTATCTCCTCGACGGAATGCACACAGTTTACCCGATTGTTACAGAAAAGATCTGTTTTTGAAAAAATTAACCGCCCAGATACGCGTTACGTACCGCAGGGTTGGCCAGCAATGCGGCACCGGTGTCTTCCAGCACGATACGACCTGTTTCCAGCACATACCCACGATCGGCCAGTTTCAGTGCCTGATTGGCATTTTGTTCCACCAGAAAGATGGTCATGCCGCGTTCACGCAATTGCTGCACGATATCAAAAATCTGTTGGATCACGATTGGCGCCAAGCCTAATGACGGCTCATCCAGAAACAGCAAACGTGGTTTGCTCATCAGGGCGCGACCGATCGCCAGCATCTGCTGCTCACCACCCGACATCGTGCCAGCACGTTGATTGATACGTTCTTTCAGACGTGGGAACAGGTTAAACACCTCATCCATCAGCGCGATTTTTTCTGCTTTATCATTGACGAAAAACGCGCCCATGCTCAGGTTTTCTTCCACGGTCAGACGGGAGAAAATACGACGGCCTTCCGGCACAATCGCAATATCACCACGCATGATGGAAGACGTTGAATCCTGAGTAATGTCTTTAC
This region includes:
- a CDS encoding ABC transporter ATP-binding protein, with amino-acid sequence MLEVKNVSTFYGKIAALTDVSVHIKKGEIVSLIGANGAGKTTLLMTICGDPKPSQGQILFEGKDITQDSTSSIMRGDIAIVPEGRRIFSRLTVEENLSMGAFFVNDKAEKIALMDEVFNLFPRLKERINQRAGTMSGGEQQMLAIGRALMSKPRLLFLDEPSLGLAPIVIQQIFDIVQQLRERGMTIFLVEQNANQALKLADRGYVLETGRIVLEDTGAALLANPAVRNAYLGG
- the glpE gene encoding thiosulfate sulfurtransferase GlpE, which encodes MTQFTRISLEQAAKLLKQPTVCLTDIRDAASFNAAHVDNAFHLTNDTLPAFVEQVSKETPVLVMCYHGNSSQGVANYLTSLGYQTVYSVDGGFEGWKQIYPFTATV